A single genomic interval of Asinibacterium sp. OR53 harbors:
- the rpsQ gene encoding 30S ribosomal protein S17, whose product MAEVRNLRKTRIGVVTSDKMDKTITVAVERKVKHPIYGKFVKKTTKFHAHDEKSECGIGDTVKIMETRPLSKTKRWRLVEVVEKAK is encoded by the coding sequence ATGGCTGAAGTAAGAAATTTACGTAAAACAAGGATCGGGGTAGTAACCAGCGACAAAATGGATAAGACCATTACTGTAGCGGTGGAAAGAAAAGTAAAGCACCCCATCTATGGTAAGTTCGTAAAGAAAACCACCAAATTCCATGCACACGACGAAAAAAGCGAGTGCGGAATCGGTGACACCGTAAAGATCATGGAAACTCGTCCCCTGAGCAAAACAAAGCGCTGGAGACTGGTAGAAGTGGTTGAAAAAGCCAAGTAA
- the rplP gene encoding 50S ribosomal protein L16: MLQPKRSKHRKQQKGRIREVAKRGTSISFGSFALKALEPIWLTNRQIESARQAMTRAMKREGNVWIRVFPDKIITRKPLEVRMGKGKGNPEFWAAVVEPGRIIFECDGVTPETAKEAMELAAQKLPIKTKFVVRRDFQA, translated from the coding sequence ATGTTACAGCCTAAAAGAAGCAAACATAGGAAACAGCAGAAAGGACGCATACGCGAAGTAGCCAAGCGTGGCACTTCCATTTCATTCGGTTCTTTTGCACTGAAGGCGCTGGAACCCATCTGGCTCACCAACCGCCAGATCGAATCAGCCCGTCAGGCCATGACCCGCGCCATGAAGCGTGAGGGTAATGTGTGGATCCGCGTATTTCCTGATAAGATCATTACCCGCAAGCCGCTGGAGGTAAGGATGGGTAAAGGTAAAGGTAACCCTGAATTCTGGGCTGCTGTAGTGGAACCGGGACGTATCATCTTCGAATGCGATGGTGTAACGCCTGAGACGGCTAAAGAAGCGATGGAACTGGCTGCACAGAAGCTGCCCATCAAAACCAAATTCGTTGTTAGAAGGGATTTCCAGGCATAA
- the rpsC gene encoding 30S ribosomal protein S3: MGQKANPIGNRLGIIRGWESNWYGSKKDYASKLIEDHKIRTYLNARINKGGIAKIVIERTLGKLIVTIHTSKPGIIIGKGGNEVDRIKEELKKLTGKDDVQINILEIRRPELDANIVGDTIAKQIENRINFKRAIKMAIASTLRMGAEGIKVKVAGRLGGAEIARTEEFKQGRVPLHTFRMDIDYANVFAQTVYGKIGIKVWICKGEVLGQRELNPNFVGGKNDMSERRDGGHHGHDRRDDRRGGDRRDDRRGGGGDRRDNRGGGRDRRN, from the coding sequence ATGGGTCAGAAAGCAAATCCAATTGGTAACAGGTTAGGTATCATCCGCGGATGGGAGAGCAACTGGTATGGTAGCAAGAAAGACTACGCATCTAAGTTGATCGAGGATCATAAGATCCGTACTTACCTCAACGCCCGTATCAACAAGGGCGGTATTGCCAAAATTGTCATCGAGCGTACCCTGGGTAAGCTGATCGTTACCATCCATACCTCCAAGCCCGGTATCATCATCGGTAAAGGTGGTAATGAGGTAGACCGTATCAAAGAAGAGTTGAAAAAGCTGACAGGTAAGGATGATGTGCAGATCAACATCCTGGAGATCCGCCGCCCCGAGCTGGACGCCAACATCGTTGGTGATACCATCGCCAAGCAGATCGAAAACCGGATCAACTTCAAACGTGCCATCAAAATGGCCATCGCCTCTACACTCCGCATGGGTGCAGAAGGGATCAAAGTGAAGGTAGCCGGACGTCTGGGCGGTGCTGAGATCGCACGTACCGAAGAGTTCAAACAAGGACGTGTTCCCCTGCACACATTCCGTATGGATATCGACTATGCCAACGTGTTTGCACAAACCGTATATGGTAAGATCGGTATCAAAGTATGGATCTGTAAAGGTGAAGTACTCGGACAGCGTGAACTGAACCCCAACTTCGTAGGCGGTAAGAATGATATGAGCGAGAGAAGGGATGGCGGCCACCACGGACACGACAGGCGTGATGACAGGAGAGGAGGAGACAGGAGAGATGACCGCAGAGGCGGTGGTGGAGACAGAAGAGATAACCGTGGCGGAGGAAGAGATCGCAGAAACTAA
- the rpsS gene encoding 30S ribosomal protein S19: MGRSIKKGPYIAASLEGKVVAMNDGKAKKGVIKTWSRRSTISPDFVGHTFAVHNGNKFIPVYVTEFMVGHKLGEFAPTRNFKGHAGTKK; this comes from the coding sequence ATGGGTCGTTCGATTAAAAAAGGTCCTTATATAGCCGCCAGCCTGGAAGGCAAAGTGGTAGCTATGAATGATGGCAAAGCCAAGAAAGGTGTAATCAAAACCTGGAGCCGTCGCAGCACCATTTCACCTGATTTCGTTGGACACACATTCGCTGTGCACAATGGAAACAAGTTCATCCCGGTGTATGTAACAGAATTTATGGTGGGACACAAATTAGGTGAATTCGCCCCTACCCGTAACTTCAAAGGACACGCAGGAACTAAAAAATAA
- the rplX gene encoding 50S ribosomal protein L24 — MSTRFKPKFNIKKGDTVVVITGDDKDLKKPRKVLEVIVDKGRVVVEGVNIVTKHTKPSAQNTKGGIVKVEAPINISNVMVWDAKAGAATKVKRTRENGKLVRISKKSGEVIK, encoded by the coding sequence ATGAGTACAAGATTTAAACCCAAATTCAACATCAAGAAAGGTGATACCGTAGTGGTGATTACCGGCGATGACAAGGACTTGAAAAAGCCCCGCAAGGTGTTGGAAGTGATCGTAGACAAAGGCCGTGTAGTAGTGGAAGGCGTGAATATCGTAACCAAACATACCAAGCCTTCTGCTCAGAACACAAAGGGTGGTATTGTAAAAGTAGAGGCCCCTATCAACATCAGTAATGTGATGGTATGGGATGCAAAAGCTGGAGCCGCTACCAAAGTAAAACGTACCAGGGAGAATGGTAAATTAGTTCGTATATCTAAAAAATCAGGGGAGGTAATCAAGTAA
- the rplR gene encoding 50S ribosomal protein L18 has product MSKLIKRQKIRYRIRKKVSGTAQNPRLAVFRSNAEIYAQMIDDVTGVTLAAASSKDKEIAAQKGTKSEKAKLVGAAIAKKATALGLTSCVFDRGGNLYHGRVKSVADGAREGGLQF; this is encoded by the coding sequence ATGAGTAAATTAATCAAAAGGCAGAAGATCAGATACCGCATCCGTAAAAAGGTGTCAGGTACTGCACAGAATCCGCGCCTGGCCGTATTCAGGAGCAATGCTGAGATCTATGCTCAAATGATCGACGACGTGACTGGTGTAACACTGGCGGCAGCTTCTTCAAAAGATAAAGAGATCGCTGCACAGAAAGGTACCAAGAGCGAAAAAGCCAAACTGGTTGGAGCAGCTATTGCTAAAAAGGCAACAGCGCTGGGACTGACATCCTGTGTATTCGACAGGGGTGGTAACCTGTACCATGGCCGCGTGAAATCCGTTGCCGACGGTGCAAGGGAAGGAGGTCTTCAATTCTAA
- the rpmC gene encoding 50S ribosomal protein L29 has product MAKKTQEFNKSLKDLNATDLKARIQEDQLRLKKLEFAHAISPLENPMNIRGLRRDIARLKTELKKKEMGI; this is encoded by the coding sequence ATGGCAAAGAAAACACAAGAATTCAACAAGAGCCTGAAAGATCTGAACGCAACAGATCTGAAAGCCAGGATCCAGGAAGACCAGCTGAGGCTGAAAAAATTGGAGTTCGCCCACGCGATCTCTCCCCTGGAAAATCCGATGAACATCCGCGGTCTGCGCAGGGATATCGCCCGCCTGAAAACGGAACTGAAGAAAAAAGAAATGGGTATCTAA
- the rplW gene encoding 50S ribosomal protein L23, whose translation MKQNEILIKPILTEKANAQQEKLRRYAFKVNRKANKLEIKKAIESFYGVTVIDVNTAVVPGKNKTRYTKAGFIQGMKQAYKKALVTVAEGETIDLYANI comes from the coding sequence ATGAAACAGAATGAAATTTTAATCAAGCCGATCCTGACCGAGAAAGCCAATGCCCAGCAGGAAAAACTGAGAAGGTATGCTTTCAAAGTAAATCGCAAGGCCAACAAACTGGAGATCAAAAAAGCGATCGAATCGTTTTATGGTGTAACGGTGATAGATGTGAACACTGCAGTAGTACCTGGCAAAAACAAAACCCGCTATACAAAAGCAGGTTTTATCCAGGGAATGAAACAGGCTTATAAGAAAGCGCTGGTAACTGTAGCAGAAGGAGAGACAATAGACCTGTACGCAAACATTTAA
- the rplD gene encoding 50S ribosomal protein L4, whose protein sequence is MQVDVLNIKGQKTGRTVELPAEIFGIEPNDHVIYLAVKQYLAAGRQGTHKVKTRAEVQGASRKLHKQKGTGGSRKGNIRNPLYKGGGTIFGPKPHAYDFKLNRKVKDLAKISALSHKAKENAIVIVEDIQLEAPRTKQVVEVMKNLKVADKKTLVILPEYNDNLYLSTRNVPNLDSTLLSDINTYEIMNADVLVLTENTAKIFAENEAETVA, encoded by the coding sequence ATGCAAGTAGATGTATTAAATATAAAAGGACAGAAAACCGGCAGAACGGTAGAATTACCGGCTGAGATTTTCGGTATCGAGCCAAACGATCATGTGATCTACCTGGCTGTAAAACAATACCTGGCTGCAGGCCGTCAGGGTACACACAAAGTGAAAACCCGTGCCGAAGTGCAGGGTGCCAGCCGCAAGCTGCACAAGCAAAAAGGTACCGGCGGCTCCCGTAAGGGTAATATCCGCAACCCTTTGTACAAGGGTGGTGGTACCATCTTCGGACCCAAGCCTCATGCTTACGATTTCAAACTGAACCGTAAGGTGAAAGACCTGGCCAAGATCTCTGCACTGAGCCATAAGGCAAAAGAAAATGCGATTGTGATCGTGGAAGATATCCAGCTCGAAGCGCCCAGGACCAAGCAAGTGGTAGAAGTGATGAAGAACCTGAAGGTAGCCGATAAGAAAACACTGGTGATATTGCCCGAGTACAACGACAACCTGTATCTCAGCACCCGTAACGTGCCCAATCTCGACAGCACCCTGTTGTCAGACATCAACACTTACGAGATCATGAATGCAGATGTACTGGTACTTACAGAAAACACTGCCAAGATCTTTGCTGAGAACGAAGCCGAGACCGTAGCTTAA
- the rplC gene encoding 50S ribosomal protein L3 produces the protein MKGIIGKKIGMTSIFAADGKQTACTIIEAGPCTVTQVKTAESDGYTALQLAFGDKKEKHSNQAEINHFSKAQTAPKKFVKEFRNYSIEKVLGEAITVDIFAEGETVEVVGTTKGKGFQGVVKRHGFSGVGEGSHGQHDRQRAPGSIGGSSYPSRVFKGMRMAGRMGGDRVKMKGLKVVKIFPEKNYILISGSVPGHNGSIVLIQK, from the coding sequence ATGAAAGGTATTATTGGTAAAAAGATCGGGATGACCAGCATCTTTGCCGCTGATGGAAAGCAGACAGCCTGCACCATCATCGAAGCTGGTCCATGTACCGTAACACAAGTCAAGACCGCTGAGTCTGACGGCTATACAGCATTACAGCTGGCATTTGGCGACAAAAAGGAGAAACATTCCAACCAGGCTGAGATCAACCACTTCTCTAAAGCTCAGACCGCTCCTAAGAAATTCGTAAAAGAATTCCGCAATTATTCCATAGAAAAAGTATTGGGTGAAGCCATCACCGTAGACATTTTTGCCGAAGGCGAAACGGTTGAAGTAGTGGGCACCACCAAGGGTAAAGGTTTCCAGGGTGTGGTTAAGCGCCATGGATTCTCTGGTGTGGGTGAAGGATCTCACGGTCAGCACGACCGCCAGCGCGCTCCCGGATCTATCGGTGGTTCATCTTATCCTTCTCGCGTATTCAAGGGAATGAGGATGGCCGGCCGCATGGGTGGCGACAGGGTGAAAATGAAAGGCCTGAAAGTGGTAAAGATCTTCCCTGAAAAGAATTATATCCTGATCAGCGGATCGGTTCCTGGCCATAACGGTTCCATCGTTTTAATCCAGAAGTAA
- the rpsH gene encoding 30S ribosomal protein S8, whose protein sequence is MVTDPIADFLTRIRNAQMAGHRLVEIPASNLKKRMTEILYEQGYILKYKFEDDNKQGLIKIALKYDPATKQPAIRSLERVSRPGLRQYAKPTEIKRVINGLGIAILSTSKGVLTDKQAKAENVGGEVLCYVS, encoded by the coding sequence ATGGTAACTGATCCTATAGCAGACTTCTTAACGAGGATTCGTAACGCCCAGATGGCTGGCCACAGGCTGGTAGAGATCCCTGCATCCAACCTCAAGAAGCGTATGACAGAGATCCTGTACGAACAGGGTTATATCCTGAAGTACAAATTCGAGGACGATAACAAACAGGGCCTGATCAAGATCGCATTGAAATACGATCCTGCTACCAAGCAACCTGCTATCCGCTCCCTGGAAAGGGTAAGCCGTCCCGGTTTGCGCCAGTATGCAAAACCTACCGAGATCAAACGTGTGATCAACGGACTGGGTATCGCTATCCTGAGCACATCCAAGGGTGTACTGACCGACAAACAGGCGAAAGCTGAAAATGTTGGTGGCGAAGTACTTTGCTACGTTTCTTAA
- the rplF gene encoding 50S ribosomal protein L6, producing MSRIGKQPVKLPAGVTVTVGSDNVVTVKGPKGELKESIDRDITVTVNDGQVTFTRPTDQIRHRAMHGLYRALIANLVKGVTEGFKKELELVGVGYKAANTGNLLDLALGYSHNIIFEVPKELKVTTVTEKGQNPKITIEGTDKQLLGQVAAKLRSLRKPEPYKGKGVKYSDEVLRRKAGKAAGK from the coding sequence ATGTCACGTATTGGAAAACAACCGGTTAAATTGCCCGCAGGGGTTACGGTTACTGTAGGTAGCGATAATGTGGTTACCGTAAAAGGACCTAAAGGAGAACTGAAAGAAAGTATCGACCGCGATATCACTGTTACAGTGAACGACGGACAGGTAACTTTCACTCGTCCTACCGATCAGATCCGCCACCGCGCTATGCACGGTCTGTACCGCGCATTGATCGCCAACCTGGTGAAAGGTGTAACCGAAGGATTCAAGAAAGAACTGGAACTGGTGGGTGTGGGTTATAAAGCCGCCAACACCGGTAACCTGCTCGACCTGGCCCTGGGTTACTCACACAATATCATTTTCGAAGTTCCCAAAGAACTGAAAGTGACTACTGTAACTGAAAAAGGACAGAACCCCAAGATCACGATCGAGGGTACCGATAAACAATTGTTGGGACAGGTAGCTGCCAAACTGCGCAGCTTACGTAAGCCTGAGCCTTACAAAGGAAAAGGTGTTAAGTACTCTGATGAGGTACTGAGAAGAAAAGCTGGTAAAGCAGCAGGTAAATAA
- the rplN gene encoding 50S ribosomal protein L14 produces the protein MIQQESRLNVADNSGAKEVLCIKVLGNSGQDYAKVGDKIVVTVKDAIPAGGIKKGTVSKAVIVRTKNKLRRKDGSYIRFDDNAVVLLNNSDEPRGTRIFGPVARELRDKGYMKIISLAPEVL, from the coding sequence ATGATTCAGCAAGAAAGCAGACTCAACGTAGCTGATAACAGTGGTGCCAAAGAAGTACTTTGTATCAAGGTGCTGGGTAACAGCGGACAGGATTATGCCAAAGTAGGCGATAAGATTGTGGTGACTGTAAAAGATGCCATTCCCGCAGGCGGTATCAAAAAAGGTACTGTTTCCAAAGCGGTAATCGTACGTACCAAAAACAAACTGCGTCGCAAAGACGGATCTTATATCCGTTTCGACGACAATGCGGTGGTATTGTTGAACAATTCAGATGAGCCCCGTGGTACGCGTATATTCGGACCAGTAGCGAGAGAATTGCGTGATAAAGGTTATATGAAGATTATTTCATTGGCTCCGGAAGTTCTTTAA
- the rpmD gene encoding 50S ribosomal protein L30 produces MKKIKITQVKSGIDRPERQKQTLVALGLNKLNASKEVEATPQILGMVNKVNHLVKVEEVK; encoded by the coding sequence ATGAAAAAGATTAAGATCACACAGGTAAAAAGCGGCATCGACAGACCGGAACGCCAGAAACAAACACTGGTTGCTTTGGGCCTGAATAAGCTGAACGCTTCAAAAGAAGTGGAAGCAACTCCGCAGATCCTGGGCATGGTTAACAAAGTTAACCACCTGGTAAAAGTAGAAGAAGTAAAATAA
- the rplB gene encoding 50S ribosomal protein L2 encodes MALKKYKPMTAGTRWRIGNAYAELTTDKPEKSLLEPQKSTAGRNVQGRRSMRYKGGGHKHHYRIVDFKRDKKDVAATVATIEYDPNRTAFIALLQYADGEKRYIIAPQGLQVGATVISGDEAAPEIGNALLMKNMPLGTMIHNIELQPGQGGKLVRSAGSSAQLANKEEKYAVLKMPSGELRKVLINCYATVGVVSNSDHNLETAGKAGKNRWKGVRPRVRGVAMNPVDHPMGGGEGRASGGHPRSRTGKYAKGEKTRTKGKGSDKLIIQRRDGKKLAK; translated from the coding sequence ATGGCACTGAAGAAGTACAAACCAATGACCGCCGGAACACGCTGGAGAATTGGTAATGCCTATGCTGAACTCACTACCGACAAGCCCGAAAAGAGCCTGTTGGAGCCTCAGAAAAGCACTGCCGGTCGCAATGTGCAAGGCCGTCGTTCTATGCGTTACAAAGGTGGTGGACACAAACATCACTACCGTATCGTTGATTTCAAAAGGGATAAAAAAGATGTTGCTGCTACCGTAGCAACCATTGAATACGATCCGAACCGTACTGCTTTCATCGCTTTGTTGCAATATGCAGATGGCGAGAAAAGGTACATCATCGCTCCCCAGGGCTTGCAGGTAGGTGCTACCGTGATCTCCGGCGACGAAGCAGCTCCCGAGATCGGTAACGCACTGCTGATGAAAAACATGCCGCTGGGTACCATGATCCACAACATTGAGTTGCAGCCGGGTCAGGGTGGTAAGCTGGTAAGGAGCGCAGGCTCTTCAGCACAGCTGGCGAACAAGGAAGAAAAATACGCTGTATTGAAAATGCCTTCCGGTGAGTTGAGAAAAGTATTGATCAACTGTTATGCTACCGTAGGGGTGGTTTCTAACAGCGACCATAACCTGGAAACTGCCGGTAAAGCGGGTAAGAACCGTTGGAAAGGTGTTCGTCCGCGTGTACGTGGTGTGGCCATGAACCCTGTAGATCACCCGATGGGTGGTGGTGAAGGAAGGGCTTCCGGAGGTCACCCGCGCAGCAGAACAGGTAAGTATGCAAAAGGAGAGAAAACGCGCACCAAAGGAAAAGGCAGCGATAAGCTGATCATCCAGCGCAGAGACGGGAAAAAATTAGCTAAGTAA
- the rpsJ gene encoding 30S ribosomal protein S10, which produces MSQRIRIKLQSYDHNLVDKSAEKIVKTVRSTGAVVTGPIPLPTHKRIFTVLRSPHVNKKSREQFQLATHKRLLDIYTSSSRTVDALSKLDLPSGVEVEIKA; this is translated from the coding sequence ATGTCTCAACGAATCAGAATCAAATTGCAGTCTTACGATCACAACCTGGTAGATAAATCTGCCGAGAAGATCGTAAAAACAGTACGCAGCACAGGTGCCGTAGTAACAGGTCCAATTCCTTTGCCCACACACAAAAGGATTTTCACTGTTCTCCGTTCACCCCACGTAAACAAGAAGAGCCGTGAGCAGTTCCAACTGGCTACGCACAAGCGTTTACTGGATATCTACACTTCCTCTTCCAGGACGGTAGATGCGCTGAGCAAACTGGACCTGCCTTCTGGTGTTGAGGTAGAGATTAAAGCATAA
- the rplE gene encoding 50S ribosomal protein L5, translating to MSTVKYTPRLADKYTKEVIPALMKKFAYKTVMQAPKLEKICINRGVNGAVTDKKLVDIAVDELNMITGQKAVPTMSKKDISNFKLRKGMPIGARVTLRGEKMYEFLDRLVSVALPRVRDFKGISDKAFDGRGNYTLGVTEQIIFPEIDIDKVNKITGLDITFVTSANSNEEAYELLKELGMPFKGAKKDNN from the coding sequence ATGAGTACTGTAAAATACACTCCGAGATTAGCAGACAAGTACACCAAAGAAGTGATACCTGCTTTAATGAAGAAGTTTGCTTACAAAACCGTAATGCAGGCTCCTAAACTGGAAAAAATTTGTATCAACCGTGGTGTGAACGGAGCAGTGACCGATAAGAAACTGGTTGATATAGCTGTGGATGAACTGAACATGATCACTGGTCAGAAAGCAGTTCCTACCATGTCTAAGAAAGACATTTCAAACTTCAAACTGCGTAAAGGCATGCCCATCGGCGCACGCGTTACACTGAGAGGCGAGAAAATGTACGAATTCCTCGACAGGCTGGTATCTGTTGCCCTGCCGCGTGTACGCGACTTCAAAGGCATCAGTGATAAGGCTTTCGATGGCCGCGGTAACTATACCCTGGGCGTAACAGAGCAGATCATCTTCCCTGAGATCGACATCGATAAGGTGAACAAGATCACAGGACTGGATATCACTTTTGTTACCTCTGCTAACAGCAACGAAGAAGCATATGAGTTGCTGAAAGAACTGGGTATGCCTTTCAAAGGAGCTAAAAAAGACAATAATTAA
- the rpsE gene encoding 30S ribosomal protein S5 — MSKINVNKVKAGGDMELKEKVVAINRVVKTTKGGRTFSFSALVVVGNENGIVGQGLGKAKEVQEAITKGIEDAKKNLVKVPVMHGTIPHDQWAKEGAAKVLIKPAAHGAGVIAGGSMRAVLESAGITDVLAKSLGSANPHNVVKATIKALGLLREPVAVAKQRTVKLSKVFNG, encoded by the coding sequence ATGTCTAAAATAAACGTAAATAAGGTGAAAGCCGGTGGCGATATGGAACTCAAAGAAAAAGTAGTTGCCATTAACCGCGTGGTGAAAACTACCAAAGGTGGTCGTACTTTCAGCTTCTCAGCCCTGGTGGTGGTAGGAAATGAAAACGGAATCGTTGGGCAAGGTCTGGGTAAAGCCAAAGAAGTGCAGGAAGCCATCACAAAAGGTATTGAAGATGCCAAGAAGAACCTGGTAAAAGTACCCGTGATGCACGGAACCATTCCTCACGACCAGTGGGCGAAAGAAGGTGCAGCCAAGGTATTGATCAAGCCGGCCGCTCATGGTGCGGGTGTGATCGCAGGAGGCAGCATGCGTGCCGTACTGGAAAGTGCAGGTATCACAGACGTACTGGCCAAGAGCCTGGGTTCTGCTAACCCGCACAACGTGGTAAAAGCTACTATCAAAGCACTGGGCCTGTTGAGGGAGCCGGTAGCAGTAGCCAAGCAACGCACAGTAAAGCTGAGCAAAGTATTTAACGGATAA
- the rpsN gene encoding 30S ribosomal protein S14: MAKESVKARQRKREALVAQYAEKRAALKAAGDYAALDKLPKNASPVRLKNRCQLTGRPKGYMRYFGLSRVIFRDMALNGKIPGVKKASW; the protein is encoded by the coding sequence ATGGCAAAAGAATCAGTAAAAGCCAGACAAAGAAAGCGTGAAGCATTGGTGGCCCAGTATGCTGAGAAGCGTGCTGCCCTGAAAGCAGCAGGTGACTATGCAGCCCTGGACAAGCTTCCTAAGAATGCATCACCCGTTCGTTTGAAAAACCGTTGCCAACTGACCGGACGTCCCAAAGGTTACATGAGGTACTTTGGCCTTTCAAGGGTGATCTTCCGCGATATGGCGCTGAATGGCAAGATTCCAGGTGTGAAAAAAGCAAGCTGGTAA
- the rplV gene encoding 50S ribosomal protein L22, whose product MEAVAKLNNYPTGPRKMRLLADVIRGMEVEKALAILEHHPQHNAVPLAKLLKSAISNWEQKNNGASAADSGLVVKTVFVDGGRVLKRMRPAPQGRGYRVRKRSNHVTLIVDSKN is encoded by the coding sequence ATGGAAGCAGTAGCTAAACTGAACAATTATCCAACAGGACCGCGCAAGATGCGCTTGCTGGCCGATGTGATCCGTGGAATGGAAGTGGAGAAGGCATTGGCTATCCTGGAGCATCACCCGCAGCACAATGCAGTGCCGTTGGCGAAACTGCTGAAGAGCGCCATCAGCAACTGGGAGCAGAAGAACAATGGTGCCAGTGCGGCAGACAGCGGACTGGTAGTAAAAACCGTTTTCGTAGATGGCGGCCGTGTTTTGAAACGCATGCGTCCGGCACCTCAGGGCCGTGGCTACCGTGTTCGTAAGCGCAGCAATCATGTAACATTAATCGTAGATTCTAAAAATTAA